The Peromyscus eremicus chromosome 2, PerEre_H2_v1, whole genome shotgun sequence genome includes the window ctcctcctcctcactcttatttatttatttattaattatgtatacagtgttctgtctgcacatatgcctgtgcgccagaagagggcgccagatctcattacagatggtggtgagccaccatgtggttgttgggaattgaactcaggacctccggaagggcagtcagtgctgttaacctctgagccacctctctggcccaACTTTATTCCTCCTGATGAGGACATATAGATGGCAGTGGTTGTGCCTGTTGCTCACTGCTCAAGTGGCCTGTTGAAGGGCAAATGGGCACCGACTCCAACAGTGCTGCCCCTGCCAAGTGTGCACCCCATCTCATTTGCAGAGTGGGGACATTTTTGGATGGATAGGTGCCCTAGTGAGGTTAAGGTAGCTCCTCCCCGACCTGGGTTATCTTCTCCCCTTAGGTACTGTGCTTTGTGAACTAGAGAGGGTACTTGGGTTAGATCCCTCCCTAAGACTTAACACCATTCATCTGTCTTTAAAAGGATgagcttgctgggcagtggtggcacacacctttaatccgaccactcaggaggcagagtcaggcagatctctgtgtgttcaaggccagcctggtctacagagtgatatccatgacaggcaccaaaactacacaaagaaaccctgaaaccctgtctccaaaaaaaaaaaaaaaaaaaaaaaaaaaaagcatgtgtcttgtataatattagagggaccagccttaatataatacatcccagggctcaggagagagaactactaacggcgaggactattttcaggaaatagaatctcagcacaccgagctctatagtccacttgctttaattcctctggcataacatcctttatgcCCAGCTTCAATTTTGTTCTCATGTCTAGATCCTTTCTTGGctgatttctttctatatttatctactgcttcctctaagttctatcttaattctcttgtcttaactctgcctcatctaggtccttttcatcttgttcttacccagctaggacttccccatctgactcttcctcatcttgttcttccccatctgactcttcctcatcttccatctcgttcctctagtcctctcttctagcccttcaatctagttcttccccatctcagtttgttcctctcaagttcttacccgtctagttcttccattctcttttctcttctctgtctttccgtgccctggaagtcctggtatataaagccaggcttccagggtcaaacggaggggtgataagaatcacatagggccgggcagtggtggcgcacgcctttaatcccagcactcgggaggcagagccaggcggatctctgtgagttcgaggccagcctggactaccaagtgagttccaggaaaggcgcaaagctacacaaagaaaccctgtctcgaaaaaccaaaaaaaaaaaaaaaaaaaaaagaatcacatagggagccaataaccgttaattatcatttgcaaccccaaagggaagtgaccaatggggaaatgaattaactaaaggctaaattcgggtaatatctaagaagaggaaatcttatgtgctcaactatagtcttaaacgtgattagcagaaaatgttaagaatctgtaagttgctaggtcaatgggagaaaataaaactgtcttcttttttcctgtggctcctatctgtccaagctatctgccatttttctgcagggtgggggaaagtgcgctcagttgctaggcaacctgtgtacagctagatgcctctggtgatagttaaagggagatctggaaccagaggtaaggtttgggaaaggaggaagtaaagcttaattggcatatctgccaggccttctcaaatgggtagcctggatgcttaagtctgttcttagaaagtacggaggtatctctgataaggtactttcctccatctggggatggacctggccggatgctgccaatgatgataattacagggagacttgaactggggttctggctgagcatagctgtcagcacagaaggttatctaaatattcctagaagtggttaggtaagggagttagcagtctataaagttagtaaggctgtaagaaaggagggtccgagctgaattgtgtaaagctattacttaacgtccacctgacctaggtggtgtctccttgtggaatttaccttaaatcatgagacttgcatgtggactgttattactgctagtccttgaaagtggccaagagagatatctgattccagagaaagcctttcctgaggctgttctccaaatacttggaatatgtatgtccagagagtgatcagtccacactgttagcccttcttagggaaaagtcaattgggaaaactatgaaggcacacatgattttcataacagaatacagctgatatataacaagccaagtaacaccaaaaactccttgggatttggcttcctctggaggaattccctgattcctccaggtagtgacttttccataaccagctgagttcttataatatattcctgcggcccacaGCAGATATGCTCATCTTGGTAACTGGAATCAGAatcgggtggtggtggggggcattTAGGGATgcagggaggaagcttctggAAGACCCTAGCAGTAGCCCTGTTGTCAATATTAGCACACAaggcttggttcccagaatccaaaGAACCAGTCCCAGGCTGCCTTACAAGCATCCCTTATCTTTAGTTTAAATACATCACCCCTCCTTTCTCCAGGAGAAGTGGTTTTTAGGTCTATTTTCTCCACGAAGAAATGAAACTCAGAGAAATTAAGGGACTAGCTCCAGGTCACAAAGCTATCCAATTGCAGAGCTTGGGTTAAGGAGCAGATCTGACGCCATGCTTACCCTTGTTGCCCTGGGGCCTTAGAGGAAAGTGGAGGGAAACCCAACACCTCCTGCCAGGCAGCCACATTCTCCTCATAGCTGCTACATACCTGTAGTCTCCACCAGGGGGTACTGGGGCACATTTGTGGAGATCACAACCTTGACCACCTCCTCCAGGGGCATGTCTTTGGCCAGTGTGGTGAGGGTACAGTTCATGAAGTGATTCACAGTCACCGGGTGGGAGCTGTGAGCAGAAGCAGGCACCTGTCAGGCCCTGGAATGGGGAGATACCGGCCCCTAGGACAAGGCAGGGTTATCCCAAGGCACCTTGCTGGGAGAAGACCCATGTTTCTCAAGGATGGGTTTGGAGGGACCCATACATTCTAGATCATGGTTCTCAACTGTCCTaacgctgccaccctttaatacagttcctcagggtgtggtgaaccccaaccataaaactgtttttgttgctacttcataactaattttgctactgttatgaattgtaagtCTCCCTGTTTCCcccatggtcttaggtgacccctgtaaaagggtcatttgacccaaaggggttgtgacccacaggttgagaaccactgctctggaagCTATGAGAACCACACatatctttgtgttttgttttgttttgtttttgaaacagggttcctctgtgtaacagctctggctgccttgggactctctttgtagaccaggctggcctcaaactcacagagatccacctgcctctctgcctcccgagtgctgggattaaaggcatgggccaccactgcccagctagaacCACATGTATTTTAAAGGCTGGGAAATTGAGACTTGTTTAGAGCTGGACCTTGGATTCAGTGACTCTTGAAGTCTTTGAGATATGCCACTTTGAGGACCGAAGATGCTAGGGTACAATCTGGTCAAGGAAGGACCTCGGAGCCTGTTTGCATGCCAATCACCCGGAAAGGCCATcagagcaggggaggggaagagaagggccTTCCCCGTCTGGTGCTCATACCCTATCAGCTCTGCCTGCTAGAGACCCAGGTCCTCACCCAGCACATGGGGCTCTGGGGATGTCGAGGACCAGGGGGCAGTCATATACCAGCCCTACACCCCTATAGTTCAAAGTCAGCTGTGCTGGTGTTGTCCAGGGGTCCCTCCACCCCCAGACCACCCTGTATCATCACTTCATCAGCCAGCCTGAGGCTCACCCAATTTTGCGGCCACGAATCCACGGCAGGTATGGCAGTTTCTTGACAATGATGGTGCCATCGTAAAAAGAGGGCTGGTAGCTCTGAGTGATGGCATTGGCCACCAGCACTGCCATCAGCACGGGCAGAGCATGAACAATCTGGCCAGTCAGCTCAAAGGCCAACAGCGCTGTGGAGATGGTGTGGGTCACCGCCCCCGAGAAGGCAGCCGCACCTGCAGGATAGAACCATGGTGGGTGACTCAGGCCAGGAGCCAGGCTCACCCAGAGGGCAAGGTGGGCACAGCGTGACCGTGGTCAGGCTCAGCAGTGCGTAAAGAGCACGTACTGGCAACTGTTGGGAGTACCTGGTCATGGCAGGATACTGGGAAAGGGATTCAGAGCAGGtggaggatgggaaaaaaaagagaaagctggaAGGCTTGGGGGATGGGATGGCTCAGGGAGTGGGCAGGCCTACTGAGGAGCGTGGACACACTGGATAGTTCAGCGACATGCACTTCTCCTGTGGCAGTCCAACCCACGAAGTCTGCCCACCTGCTGGTCCCAAGTCCACTCACCTGCCAGAGCATAGGCCCCAGGCATGATGGGATTGACCTCACCTCCAGCCACGATGCCCTCTGGGAAGGcaacagacagggtctctcccaaGAGGCGCCCGATGGCAGCTCCTGCCACAGACTCAGGGTGAAGGAAACAACCACGCTGACCTGACCCCCCGAGGCTCTCAAACCCTGCCTCATCCCCAGTACCACCTTGGGAGGGAGATGGTATGGGGAAGCCATGGCCCTAATGCCCCTGATCCCTCTCAGACCTTTGGAACTCCAATCTTACCGTAGATAAATATGGGCAAGAAGTACCCAGCGGGGATGGGGATGGTGGTCGCCAGAATCAGCATCCAGAACTGCAGGGAGGTTGTACCCACATGGCAGGAGTTAGAAGCAAACAGTAGGGCATGGAcgagggaggggtgggaggttCCTAGAGAAAAGGTGCCCAGAATCTGGCACTAGAGATGACACCAACCAGGGGAAGGAACCAAGCCTCAGTAAAGCACCCACTGTGTGCAAACCACACACCAGCTttgttcctctcttctctctcaggcTGTCCTTTATGAAAGGGCAGCTATTCCATACCAAAGAATAATGGGGATCAGGGTCTGTGTGTCAGGCTCTTGCCACTGAGCCTGACCACTTCAGTCTGgttcctggaatccacatggttgctatggaataatccttctgtacactgtgtatattatgctgtgattggtttaataaactgactggccaatagctggacaggataaggttaggtgggaaaaccagactaaggacactgggaagaaggatggagtcagaggagtcgccagccagacacagagaggaaacaggagtgtCGAGATGAGAGGTAAcaccacgtggcagaatgtagatgaatagaaatgggttaatttaagttctaagagctagttaataagcctgagctatcggccaagcctttataattaatattaagtctccatgttggttatttgggaactggtgggcaggGAAAAAAGTCCACCTACACATGGTGGGAGGAAAAAACTGActtctataagttgtcctctgatctccacattaCAGTATGGCATGCTGGCACATACTGgaatgcacacactcatgcacatgcacacacatgcattcttGTAAAGAATAAGAGAACTAGTTGCCGTGGATCATGGCTGTcacccagtacctgggaggctgaggaaggaggaacatAAGttacaagcctgggctacacagtgagactgtacCCCTCAAATGGAGGAGGAGACTGCACCCCTCaaatgaaggaagaggaagaagaggggaggaattGCGGCTGGGAGGGTTTCTGAGGCACACAGTGGGTCAGGGTCACATCAGGGAACTGGTAGGAGGCAGGGTTCTAGGCACCAGCTCAGGAAGCCCCTCGCACTCAGGACTTGCCATGGCTCTGCCCATACAAGGGGCCCACCTTCATGACCAGGAAGAAGACTAGTGTCCCAAAGACAGtgaactgtgggtggcaccattccagccacaggttctggggatctggcTCCGCTGGCCAGGGTGGGGACGAGTTTTTGGTCATTAACGCCCACGAGTTGTTGTCAAACAGTGTCTCCAAATGCTCTTCCATGGACAGCTGGGACAGAGACAGTGGCAGGTTAGCTTGTCCCCATCTGTCCTGCTGCCTGCCCCTCTGAGCCTCAACTACTTACTCTACCCTTTCCCAGCTAGGGACCCTGAGGACGGCTCTGCCATTGCTGAGCTACACCTCGTCCTCTGAAAAATCACCCGTAGGAATCTCCCTTAGAGAGTTGTGGGGGATGAATGAGATGATGTACACAGAGGAGATGCCAAATGGGGCTCACCACCCACCACCAAGCTTAGCACCCCTTACCCGGGAAGCCATGAAGCGGCCCACACCAGGCGGATAGGTGATGGAGGCCAGGATCAGGGCGGCCAGAGCTGAGTACAAGGGCTTGCTGTAGGGGGACAAGAGTTTCATTTcgtctcctctccttcctcacagCCTTGGGGTTCACACTGAAGAAAGGACTACAGAGGAGAAAGCATAGAAACTTCCAGATGTCCCCCGCTCCAAGAAGAAAGAGATGGACTGAGACCAGGGGACCTGGTGTGAGatggggagaggctggaggagagTTTGGGACAGAAAGGGACTGGGATACAGGAGTAGCAAGCCAGGATGAGAATTGGCCTTCCTGGCCAGGGGCATAAGGAATGCTAAAGGCAGGTATGCATGCTTGAGgttgagagaggagagacaggggTCAGGGAGGGGGttgtgaactcagagatcagagaGACTCAGTGAGGGGCTTCATTTTCATGTAAGTGGGGCAATGGCTATAAGACTTGACAGGGGGCCACAAGTGAGGTGTGAGCGAGGAGGAGCTTTGGAAAGAAGGGTTCAGTGAAGGGGGTGGGTCTTTATGGGAGGTTGGAAGTGGGCCACTCCCTGAGGGGCCCAGCCTACCTGGTGGCTAGCAGTTTGGAGGTGAACCCATTGGCCTTGAGGAAGAATAAGAAAGTTCGCTGGCAGAAGTTGTACCCGCAGCTCAGAATGCCACAGATGGCCCTGGAAGTGGAGATGAGGGTGAACTACCTTAGCCTGAGTATGGCTTTCAGGGTTTGGGACCCCACTCACCCCAGGACCACAAAAAAGAAGATCTCTGGTAAATCAAAAGGTATGTCCACCGGAAAGCTGGTCTTGTAGATGGAGGTGATGGTCTCTGGAGAAGGAAGAACGTGGGGTTCAGATGCCAGTCTTCCCCACCCAAAGTCTCAGAATAACTCACACAAGGGTGGACATGGCATCAGACCTAACCCCCGAATTTCCCTGCAATTCTAGGCACCTGGCTAGTCTCCCAGCTGGACTCAACTCTTCCTGACCTTAGGACTCTCCACCCGCATCATCCATGGTTAACATAGGTCAGACCCTGTGTTCTCTTCCAAggacaaggaagaggaaggaggagtagagggaggaagagggagcagaagcgGAAGGGTGGAGACGAGGTCCCTATATGGGGCTCACCCTGCTCACTGTTGAAGACCGCCAGGAGGCGGAACATGAAGGCCCCGCAGGTGGCAGCGAAGAAGCCCCTCCAGTAATCCCAGACGGAGAAGTGAGAGGACATGACCTCAATGCTGAACAGGACACCTAGGGGACACACAGCTCAGAAGGACCCCTATCCCCTGGCTGCAGGACACAGACTGTGGTGGGGGGGTGCGGGAGTTCTCACCGCTAAAGGGGGCTGCGAAGACTGTGGCCACACCCACTGCTGCTCCTGCGGCCAGCATTTCCATTTCCTTGGTCTTATTCTGGGAGGAAGAGTATCCTGGACTCTGCTCTCCACACCCCTTCCCCAAGGAGGCCCAACCCTGTGCTTCTCACCTCAGATTCCCTGATGACTTTGGTGCGCAGACGGCCCAGGTAAGCAGCGATCATCACACTCAGATGCACGAAGGGGCCCTGCAGGTTGAGGCAGGGCGGTCCTGTTGCTGGGGAAGCTGGACTCTACGTCCCCCCCCTCCCTattccccctctcctcttcctcctctcctctttttccctctcccctcacccttctttcctcctccaccacctccttctcttccttcttccttcttaggGCTTAGGAAAGAGAGCACAAAATTGCCCAGCAATG containing:
- the LOC131904257 gene encoding chloride channel protein ClC-Kb codes for the protein MEELVGLREGSSGKPVTLRELWSPCPRICRSIQGGLEWLKKRLFRVGEDWYFLMALGVLMALISYAMNFAVRSVVRAHKWLYREIGDGHLLRYLSWTVYPVALLSFSSGFSQSITPSSGGSGIPEVKTILSGVILEDYLDIKNFGAKVTGLSCTLATGSTSFLGKLGPFVHLSVMIAAYLGRLRTKVIRESENKTKEMEMLAAGAAVGVATVFAAPFSGVLFSIEVMSSHFSVWDYWRGFFAATCGAFMFRLLAVFNSEQETITSIYKTSFPVDIPFDLPEIFFFVVLGAICGILSCGYNFCQRTFLFFLKANGFTSKLLATSKPLYSALAALILASITYPPGVGRFMASRLSMEEHLETLFDNNSWALMTKNSSPPWPAEPDPQNLWLEWCHPQFTVFGTLVFFLVMKFWMLILATTIPIPAGYFLPIFIYGAAIGRLLGETLSVAFPEGIVAGGEVNPIMPGAYALAGAAAFSGAVTHTISTALLAFELTGQIVHALPVLMAVLVANAITQSYQPSFYDGTIIVKKLPYLPWIRGRKIGSHPVTVNHFMNCTLTTLAKDMPLEEVVKVVISTNVPQYPLVETTESQTLEAIVKRTDLVQALQTEPASWAPGQQPCLQDILASGCPTQPVTLKLSPETSLHETHNLFELLNLQLLFVTSRGRAVGSVTWVELKKAISTLTNPPTPK